From the Mustelus asterias chromosome 14, sMusAst1.hap1.1, whole genome shotgun sequence genome, one window contains:
- the LOC144503805 gene encoding gamma-crystallin M2-like isoform X2, translated as MGKITFYEDRNFQGRHYECSTDCADLHSYFSRCNSIRVDSDWWVLYEKPNYTGYQYVLSRGEYPDYQRWMGFNDNIRSCRTYPHHSGNYKMRIYERPDFGGQMMEFMDDCPSVYDRFRYRDINSSHVMDGYWIFYEQPNYRGRQYFMRPGEYRRFSDWGSSCSTIGSFRRMMDY; from the exons ATGGGAAAG ATCACCTTCTACGAGGACAGGAACTTCCAGGGTCGGCACTATGAGTGCAGCACTGACTGTGCTGACCTGCACTCATACTTCAGCCGCTGTAACTCCATccgtgtggacagtgactggtgGGTACTGTATGAGAAACCCAATTACACGGGATACCAGTATGTTCTGAGCAGGGGAGAATATCCTGACTACCAGCGCTGGATGGGATTCAATGACAACATCAGGTCATGTCGCACCTACCCACAC caca GTGGAAACTACAAAATGAGAATTTACGAGAGACCTGACTTTGGGggacagatgatggaattcaTGGATGACTGTCCCTCTGTCTACGATCGTTTCCGTTACCGTGACATTAACTCCTCCCATGTGATGGACGGTTACTGGATCTTCTATGAACAGCCCAACTACAGAGGCCGACAGTACTTCATGAGACCCGGTGAATACAGAAGATTCAGCGACTGGGGCAGCTCTTGTTCAACAATTGGATCTTTCAGGCGAATGATGGATTACTAG
- the LOC144503804 gene encoding gamma-crystallin S-1-like isoform X1 — translation MTVLKIFFYEDRNFQGRHYECSSDCADLSPYFSRCNSIRVESDWWVVYERPNYMGYQYVLTRGEYPDYQRWMGFNDNIGSCRSYPHVNGNYRMRIYERPDFGGQMMEIMDDCPSVYDRFRYRDIHSCHVMEGYWIFYEQPNYRGRQYFMRPGEYRRYSDWGGYNSTIGSFRRMRDF, via the exons ATGACAGTGTTAAAG ATCTTCTTTTACGAGGACAGGAACTTCCAGGGTCGGCACTATGAGTGCAGCAGTGACTGTGCTGACCTGTCCCCTTACTTCAGTCGCTGTAACTCCATCCGTGTGGAGAGTGACTGGTGGGTGGTGTATGAGAGACCCAATTACATGGGATACCAGTATGTTCTGACCAGGGGAGAATATCCTGACTACCAGCGCTGGATGGGATTCAATGACAATATTGGCTCATGTCGCTCCTACCCACACGTAA ATGGAAACTACCGAATGAGGATTTACGAGAGGCCTGACTTTGGGGGACAGATGATGGAAATCATGGATGACTGTCCCTCTGTCTACGATCGTTTCCGTTACCGTGACATTCACTCCTGCCATGTGATGGAAGGTTACTGGATCTTCTATGAACAGCCCAACTACAGAGGCCGACAGTACTTCATGAGACCCGGTGAATACAGGAGATACAGTGACTGGGGCGGCTACAACTCAACTATCGGATCTTTCAGACGCATGAGAGACTTTTAA
- the LOC144503804 gene encoding gamma-crystallin S-1-like isoform X4 — translation MGKIFFYEDRNFQGRHYECSSDCADLSPYFSRCNSIRVESDWWVVYERPNYMGYQYVLTRGEYPDYQRWMGFNDNIGSCRSYPHVNGNYRMRIYERPDFGGQMMEIMDDCPSVYDRFRYRDIHSCHVMEGYWIFYEQPNYRGRQYFMRPGEYRRYSDWGGYNSTIGSFRRMRDF, via the exons ATGGGAAAG ATCTTCTTTTACGAGGACAGGAACTTCCAGGGTCGGCACTATGAGTGCAGCAGTGACTGTGCTGACCTGTCCCCTTACTTCAGTCGCTGTAACTCCATCCGTGTGGAGAGTGACTGGTGGGTGGTGTATGAGAGACCCAATTACATGGGATACCAGTATGTTCTGACCAGGGGAGAATATCCTGACTACCAGCGCTGGATGGGATTCAATGACAATATTGGCTCATGTCGCTCCTACCCACACGTAA ATGGAAACTACCGAATGAGGATTTACGAGAGGCCTGACTTTGGGGGACAGATGATGGAAATCATGGATGACTGTCCCTCTGTCTACGATCGTTTCCGTTACCGTGACATTCACTCCTGCCATGTGATGGAAGGTTACTGGATCTTCTATGAACAGCCCAACTACAGAGGCCGACAGTACTTCATGAGACCCGGTGAATACAGGAGATACAGTGACTGGGGCGGCTACAACTCAACTATCGGATCTTTCAGACGCATGAGAGACTTTTAA
- the LOC144503804 gene encoding gamma-crystallin S-1-like isoform X2, translating to MGKIFFYEDRNFQGRHYECSSDCADLSPYFSRCNSIRVESDWWVVYERPNYMGYQYVLTRGEYPDYQRWMGFNDNIGSCRSYPHYRDGNYRMRIYERPDFGGQMMEIMDDCPSVYDRFRYRDIHSCHVMEGYWIFYEQPNYRGRQYFMRPGEYRRYSDWGGYNSTIGSFRRMRDF from the exons ATGGGAAAG ATCTTCTTTTACGAGGACAGGAACTTCCAGGGTCGGCACTATGAGTGCAGCAGTGACTGTGCTGACCTGTCCCCTTACTTCAGTCGCTGTAACTCCATCCGTGTGGAGAGTGACTGGTGGGTGGTGTATGAGAGACCCAATTACATGGGATACCAGTATGTTCTGACCAGGGGAGAATATCCTGACTACCAGCGCTGGATGGGATTCAATGACAATATTGGCTCATGTCGCTCCTACCCACAC TACCGAGATGGAAACTACCGAATGAGGATTTACGAGAGGCCTGACTTTGGGGGACAGATGATGGAAATCATGGATGACTGTCCCTCTGTCTACGATCGTTTCCGTTACCGTGACATTCACTCCTGCCATGTGATGGAAGGTTACTGGATCTTCTATGAACAGCCCAACTACAGAGGCCGACAGTACTTCATGAGACCCGGTGAATACAGGAGATACAGTGACTGGGGCGGCTACAACTCAACTATCGGATCTTTCAGACGCATGAGAGACTTTTAA
- the LOC144503805 gene encoding gamma-crystallin S-1-like isoform X3, which translates to MGKITFYEDRNFQGRHYECSTDCADLHSYFSRCNSIRVDSDWWVLYEKPNYTGYQYVLSRGEYPDYQRWMGFNDNIRSCRTYPHSGNYKMRIYERPDFGGQMMEFMDDCPSVYDRFRYRDINSSHVMDGYWIFYEQPNYRGRQYFMRPGEYRRFSDWGSSCSTIGSFRRMMDY; encoded by the exons ATGGGAAAG ATCACCTTCTACGAGGACAGGAACTTCCAGGGTCGGCACTATGAGTGCAGCACTGACTGTGCTGACCTGCACTCATACTTCAGCCGCTGTAACTCCATccgtgtggacagtgactggtgGGTACTGTATGAGAAACCCAATTACACGGGATACCAGTATGTTCTGAGCAGGGGAGAATATCCTGACTACCAGCGCTGGATGGGATTCAATGACAACATCAGGTCATGTCGCACCTACCCACAC a GTGGAAACTACAAAATGAGAATTTACGAGAGACCTGACTTTGGGggacagatgatggaattcaTGGATGACTGTCCCTCTGTCTACGATCGTTTCCGTTACCGTGACATTAACTCCTCCCATGTGATGGACGGTTACTGGATCTTCTATGAACAGCCCAACTACAGAGGCCGACAGTACTTCATGAGACCCGGTGAATACAGAAGATTCAGCGACTGGGGCAGCTCTTGTTCAACAATTGGATCTTTCAGGCGAATGATGGATTACTAG
- the LOC144503805 gene encoding gamma-crystallin S-1-like isoform X1, whose protein sequence is MGKITFYEDRNFQGRHYECSTDCADLHSYFSRCNSIRVDSDWWVLYEKPNYTGYQYVLSRGEYPDYQRWMGFNDNIRSCRTYPHYQGGNYKMRIYERPDFGGQMMEFMDDCPSVYDRFRYRDINSSHVMDGYWIFYEQPNYRGRQYFMRPGEYRRFSDWGSSCSTIGSFRRMMDY, encoded by the exons ATGGGAAAG ATCACCTTCTACGAGGACAGGAACTTCCAGGGTCGGCACTATGAGTGCAGCACTGACTGTGCTGACCTGCACTCATACTTCAGCCGCTGTAACTCCATccgtgtggacagtgactggtgGGTACTGTATGAGAAACCCAATTACACGGGATACCAGTATGTTCTGAGCAGGGGAGAATATCCTGACTACCAGCGCTGGATGGGATTCAATGACAACATCAGGTCATGTCGCACCTACCCACAC TACCAAGGTGGAAACTACAAAATGAGAATTTACGAGAGACCTGACTTTGGGggacagatgatggaattcaTGGATGACTGTCCCTCTGTCTACGATCGTTTCCGTTACCGTGACATTAACTCCTCCCATGTGATGGACGGTTACTGGATCTTCTATGAACAGCCCAACTACAGAGGCCGACAGTACTTCATGAGACCCGGTGAATACAGAAGATTCAGCGACTGGGGCAGCTCTTGTTCAACAATTGGATCTTTCAGGCGAATGATGGATTACTAG
- the LOC144503804 gene encoding gamma-crystallin S-1-like isoform X3, whose protein sequence is MSGRIFFYEDRNFQGRHYECSSDCADLSPYFSRCNSIRVESDWWVVYERPNYMGYQYVLTRGEYPDYQRWMGFNDNIGSCRSYPHVNGNYRMRIYERPDFGGQMMEIMDDCPSVYDRFRYRDIHSCHVMEGYWIFYEQPNYRGRQYFMRPGEYRRYSDWGGYNSTIGSFRRMRDF, encoded by the exons atgagcggacgg ATCTTCTTTTACGAGGACAGGAACTTCCAGGGTCGGCACTATGAGTGCAGCAGTGACTGTGCTGACCTGTCCCCTTACTTCAGTCGCTGTAACTCCATCCGTGTGGAGAGTGACTGGTGGGTGGTGTATGAGAGACCCAATTACATGGGATACCAGTATGTTCTGACCAGGGGAGAATATCCTGACTACCAGCGCTGGATGGGATTCAATGACAATATTGGCTCATGTCGCTCCTACCCACACGTAA ATGGAAACTACCGAATGAGGATTTACGAGAGGCCTGACTTTGGGGGACAGATGATGGAAATCATGGATGACTGTCCCTCTGTCTACGATCGTTTCCGTTACCGTGACATTCACTCCTGCCATGTGATGGAAGGTTACTGGATCTTCTATGAACAGCCCAACTACAGAGGCCGACAGTACTTCATGAGACCCGGTGAATACAGGAGATACAGTGACTGGGGCGGCTACAACTCAACTATCGGATCTTTCAGACGCATGAGAGACTTTTAA